A stretch of the Mycobacterium sp. ITM-2016-00317 genome encodes the following:
- a CDS encoding ABC transporter permease subunit, with the protein MRTTVRGALWVLFGLFFLFPLYAMADFSTRNLIAGGRTWQAWANLVADEALYQSIVVSLLLAVLTVAAMLVLLVPTMIWVRLRAPWAKGLVEFLCLLPLTIPALVIVVGLRNVYLWVTYLLGESALTLTFVYVVVVLPFAYRAIDAALSAIDLQTLAEAARSLGAGWLTTIARVVVPNIWSGILSAAFISIAVVLGEYTIASLSGYETLQVQIVLIGKSDGPTSVAASLATLLFGFVLLLILSLVTRGRRGGKTPGVTI; encoded by the coding sequence ATGAGAACCACTGTGCGGGGCGCACTGTGGGTGCTGTTCGGATTGTTCTTCCTGTTCCCGCTGTACGCGATGGCCGACTTCTCCACCCGCAACCTGATCGCCGGCGGGCGCACCTGGCAGGCGTGGGCGAACCTGGTCGCCGACGAGGCGCTCTACCAGTCGATCGTGGTGTCGCTGCTGCTGGCGGTGCTGACCGTGGCAGCGATGCTGGTGCTGTTGGTGCCGACCATGATCTGGGTGCGGCTGCGTGCGCCGTGGGCCAAGGGTCTGGTGGAGTTTCTCTGCCTGTTGCCGTTGACGATCCCGGCGCTGGTGATCGTCGTCGGGCTGCGCAACGTCTATCTGTGGGTGACCTACCTGCTCGGGGAGTCCGCGCTGACGCTGACGTTCGTCTACGTCGTCGTCGTACTGCCGTTCGCCTACCGGGCCATCGACGCCGCGCTGTCGGCGATCGACCTGCAGACGCTGGCCGAGGCGGCCAGGTCGCTGGGCGCCGGGTGGCTGACCACGATCGCGCGGGTGGTGGTGCCCAACATCTGGTCGGGCATCCTGTCGGCCGCGTTCATCTCCATCGCGGTGGTGCTCGGCGAGTACACCATCGCGTCGTTGTCGGGCTACGAGACGCTGCAGGTCCAGATCGTGCTCATCGGCAAGAGCGACGGTCCGACCTCGGTGGCGGCGTCGCTGGCGACGCTTTTGTTCGGTTTCGTGCTGCTGCTGATCCTGTCCCTGGTCACCCGTGGCCGGCGGGGCGGCAAGACCCCGGGAGTGACCATATGA
- a CDS encoding ABC transporter ATP-binding protein, whose amino-acid sequence MTNDGVAVQLTDLTRVYGSTRALDGLTLHIEPGELVALLGPSGCGKTTALRILAGLDEATSGTVSVGGVDVSRVPANKRDMGMVFQAYSLFPHLTVLDNVAFGLKMRGKSKRDRLSRASDMLDLVGLGALGGRYAKELSGGQQQRVALARALAIQPRVLLLDEPLSALDAKVRTQLRDEIRRVQLDVGTTTLFVTHDQEEALAVADRVGVMNQGRLEQLAAPADLYAHPATPFVADFVGLNNKVPATVSGGTANLLGVAVAALPGSVEGQGLAMVRPESVTVTADPAGTATVSAVSFLGAISRVHLALPDGSVLSAQLSSSVARGFAPGDHVTVGIEPGGVLVTRA is encoded by the coding sequence ATGACCAACGACGGTGTCGCCGTTCAGCTCACGGATCTGACCCGGGTGTACGGGTCCACGCGTGCGCTCGACGGCCTGACGCTGCACATCGAACCCGGCGAGCTGGTTGCGCTGCTGGGCCCGTCCGGCTGCGGCAAGACCACCGCGCTGCGGATTCTGGCCGGCCTCGACGAAGCCACCTCGGGCACGGTGTCGGTGGGCGGCGTGGACGTCAGCCGGGTGCCTGCGAACAAGCGCGACATGGGCATGGTGTTCCAGGCCTACAGCCTGTTCCCGCACCTGACCGTGCTGGACAACGTCGCCTTCGGGTTGAAGATGCGCGGGAAAAGCAAGCGGGACAGGCTTTCCCGGGCATCCGACATGCTGGACCTGGTGGGCCTGGGCGCGCTCGGCGGGCGTTACGCCAAGGAACTGTCGGGCGGCCAGCAGCAGCGCGTCGCGCTGGCCCGCGCGCTGGCGATCCAGCCGCGGGTGCTGCTGCTCGACGAACCGCTGTCGGCGTTGGACGCCAAGGTGCGCACCCAGCTGCGTGACGAGATCCGGCGCGTGCAGCTCGACGTCGGCACGACCACGCTGTTCGTCACCCATGACCAGGAGGAGGCGCTCGCGGTGGCCGACCGGGTCGGGGTGATGAACCAGGGCAGACTCGAACAGCTCGCCGCACCGGCCGACCTGTACGCCCACCCGGCCACCCCGTTCGTCGCCGACTTCGTCGGGCTGAACAACAAGGTGCCCGCCACGGTGTCCGGCGGCACCGCGAACCTGCTCGGGGTGGCGGTGGCCGCCTTGCCCGGCTCGGTCGAGGGGCAGGGCCTGGCCATGGTGCGGCCCGAGTCGGTGACCGTCACCGCCGATCCCGCAGGCACCGCGACCGTCAGCGCGGTGTCCTTCCTCGGCGCGATCTCACGGGTGCACCTCGCGCTGCCCGACGGGTCGGTGCTCAGCGCTCAGCTGTCCAGTTCGGTGGCGCGGGGCTTCGCCCCCGGTGACCACGTGACCGTGGGCATCGAGCCCGGGGGAGTGCTTGTCACCCGTGCGTGA
- a CDS encoding DUF2470 domain-containing protein, which produces MTSAGPPRDHGDPGDAPTVPPPLTEPAAARRPSAAEEARTIAASTNTGTLATLTADGDPWASFVTYGLLDGAPVLCVSNLAEHGRNLAADPRASIAITAPATDADPLASARVTLAGHVEAPVGAERDAAREAHLSAVAAAKYYVDYSDFTLWVLRVARVRWVGGYGRMDSTSGREYTEARPDPVAPRAAGAIAHLNADHAESLAAMARALGGYPDTESAVCTGADRYGLDLRLQTPRGMAYTRIGYPRPIDSIDELRSAAVELVKLARGG; this is translated from the coding sequence GTGACCTCGGCCGGCCCCCCTCGTGACCACGGAGATCCCGGCGATGCCCCTACCGTCCCACCCCCGCTGACCGAACCGGCCGCAGCCAGGCGGCCGTCGGCGGCCGAAGAGGCCAGGACGATCGCGGCGTCGACGAACACCGGCACGCTGGCGACGCTGACCGCCGACGGCGACCCGTGGGCGTCGTTCGTCACCTACGGACTGCTCGACGGCGCCCCGGTGCTGTGCGTGTCCAACCTGGCCGAACACGGCCGCAATCTGGCCGCCGATCCGCGGGCGAGCATCGCGATCACCGCGCCCGCCACCGACGCCGACCCGCTGGCCAGTGCCCGGGTCACGCTGGCCGGGCACGTCGAGGCGCCCGTCGGAGCCGAACGCGACGCCGCCCGCGAAGCGCACCTGAGTGCCGTCGCCGCCGCGAAGTACTACGTGGACTACAGCGACTTCACCCTGTGGGTGCTGCGGGTCGCCCGGGTGCGCTGGGTCGGTGGATACGGACGGATGGACTCCACCAGCGGCCGGGAGTACACCGAAGCCCGGCCGGATCCGGTGGCCCCGCGCGCGGCGGGGGCGATCGCGCATCTGAACGCCGATCACGCCGAGTCACTGGCCGCCATGGCCCGGGCCCTGGGCGGATACCCGGACACGGAGTCGGCGGTGTGCACCGGCGCCGACCGGTACGGCCTCGACCTCCGGCTGCAGACCCCGCGCGGGATGGCCTACACCCGCATCGGCTACCCCCGGCCGATCGACTCCATCGACGAATTGCGTTCGGCCGCGGTCGAATTGGTGAAACTGGCTCGAGGAGGCTAA
- a CDS encoding orotate phosphoribosyltransferase, translated as MSTVNDRPPTWQAAFDLIRTRGHERREEPFRLASGQLSHDYIDGKYAVDTGERLTIVSRAVADLAAANGVEFDAVGGLTMGADPLAHGVAMVTGKAWFSVRKEQKKRGREQWVEGTRLEPGMRVLLVDDVISTGGSTELALERIAPLGVVVTGVIPMVDRGDVAAARFAKRNVPFHALVTYRDLGIEPVKDV; from the coding sequence ATGTCGACCGTGAACGACCGCCCACCGACCTGGCAGGCCGCGTTCGACCTGATCCGCACCCGCGGTCACGAACGGCGCGAGGAGCCGTTCAGGCTGGCCAGCGGCCAGCTCAGCCACGACTACATCGACGGCAAGTACGCCGTCGACACCGGGGAGCGGCTGACCATCGTGTCCAGGGCGGTCGCCGACCTCGCCGCGGCCAACGGCGTCGAGTTCGACGCGGTGGGCGGCCTGACGATGGGCGCCGACCCGCTGGCGCACGGCGTTGCGATGGTCACCGGCAAGGCCTGGTTCTCGGTGCGCAAGGAGCAGAAGAAGCGCGGCAGGGAGCAGTGGGTCGAGGGCACCCGGCTGGAACCCGGCATGCGCGTGCTGCTCGTCGACGACGTCATCAGCACCGGCGGATCGACCGAGCTCGCGCTCGAACGCATCGCCCCGCTCGGCGTGGTGGTCACCGGGGTGATCCCGATGGTCGACCGCGGCGACGTCGCCGCGGCACGCTTCGCCAAGCGCAACGTGCCGTTCCACGCGCTGGTCACCTACCGCGACCTGGGGATCGAGCCCGTCAAGGACGTCTAG